One Esox lucius isolate fEsoLuc1 chromosome 1, fEsoLuc1.pri, whole genome shotgun sequence genomic region harbors:
- the LOC114839528 gene encoding olfactory receptor 2AT4-like, with the protein MSLGNQSLVTEFFIVGFPGLQPEFYGLVSAVLFLVYFFTLMGNVLILALFVTDRDLHKPMYFVILNLVVSDILFSTTTLPKIIARYRFQAGAISFTGCFVQMYFVHYFGTVNAYILFIMALDRYVSICFPLRYPLIIKNSTIHILCATAWITSKAGPLMMVIRAYPLPYCSSKQIVQCYCDHISITTLACTDRTPYSLPAFVFAMVVLLGPLAFIILSYCSIILAVFKIATTQGRFKTLSTCSSQLIIIALYFLPRCFIYFSSNIGIVFSPDVRIVIIMLYSLFPPMINPLIYCFKTKDIKQSLIKRFKSSTAPKKENIFLL; encoded by the coding sequence ATGTCTTTGGGAAACCAAAGCCTTGTGACTGAGTTTTTCATCGTTGGTTTCCCTGGACTTCAGCCAGAGTTCTATGGGCTCGTCTCAGCTGTGTTAttccttgtttattttttcactttgatgggaaatgttttaattcttGCATTGTTCGTAACAGACCGGGATCTTCATAAACCcatgtattttgttattttaaatctGGTTGTATCTGACATTCTCTTTAGCACCACCACATTACCCAAAATTATAGCTAGGTATAGGTTTCAAGCAGGAGCCATTTCATTCACAGGTTGTTTCGTCCAGATGTACTTTGTGCACTATTTTGGAACTGTAAATGCATACATTCTATTTATAATGGCTTTAGACCGGTATGTGTCAATCTGTTTTCCGCTCCGATATCCCCTGATTATCAAAAACTCCACTATTCATATTCTCTGTGCCACTGCATGGATAACCTCAAAAGCCGGCCCACTCATGATGGTAATTAGAGCCTATCCTCTTCCCTACTGTTCCTCAAAACAAATTGTTCAGTGCTACTGTGATCATATTTCTATTACAACGCTTGCATGCACTGACAGAACCCCTTATAGTttacctgcttttgtctttgcCATGGTGGTTTTACTTGGACCTCTTGCCTTCATTATATTATCTTATTGCTCAATTATTCTTGCAGTTTTTAAGATTGCGACTACCCAAGGGCGCTTCAAAACCCTTTCTACCTGTAGTAGCCAACTAATCATTATTGCCCTCTATTTTCTGCccagatgttttatttatttttccagcaACATTGGTATTGTATTCAGCCCTGATGTACgtattgttattataatgttGTACAGCCTGTTCCCTCCTATGATTAATCCTCTAATATATTGTTTCAAGACAAAAGATATAAAACAGAGCTTGATAAAAAGATTTAAGAgttccactgctccaaaaaaggAGAATATCTTTTTGCTCTAA